GCGCCCCCTGCCCCGGCGGTGGTGGCGGCGCCCGTGGATATCTCGTCGCCTGAATACGGCAAGGCTCAGGCAACGCTGACCAACGACGACGTGACGGCGATGAAGCAACAGATCGCCAATCAGCAGTTGAAGGTCGATTCGCTCGAAGACGCGGCGCAGACCGGACCGATCGCCGGTCTGTCGGTGACGGGCTATATCGATCCGACCTATATCTATAACCGCGCGCAGAGCAGTTCGTCGTTCCTGTTCGCGAACCACGAAAGCAGCTACAACTACTTCAACAGCACGTTCGGCGACCTGTACCTCGACATCAAGAAGACTTTCGGTGTCGGCCCGATGGCGCCGTCGGCGGAAATCACGTTGATGCCCAATCGCGGCAACGGCATTACGCTGCTGCAGAATTCGCACGGCAATATCGGCAACAACATCCTGAATACGGCGGTGGTCAACGTGCCGCTGACGGCGAGCACGACGCTCGTGGCCGGTTTGATTCCGAGCTTCGGCGGCTATGAAGTGCAGCAGTCGAACCAGATGCTCACGCTCACGCACAACCTGCTGTACGACTTCTCGGATCCGGGCAGCTATGTCGGGATCGGCGCGAACTACACGGCCGGCAACTGGGCGTGGAAGTTCTTCCTCGGCAACGAGCAGTACCGCACCTATGGCGCGACGACGCAGATCGGCACCAACGCGCTGGGCGACCCGATCACGACCAGCAACAAGATCCCGACCTTCACCGCGCGTACCGACTACACATGGTCGAGCGCGCTGGATATCGGCGGATCGTTCAATATCGGGCGTCAGACCTTGCCTAGCGCGATCGACGCGAACGGCGTGGTCAGCTACGGCGTAGGCGGCCAGGCGCCGAGCTCGGGCGGTACCTTCTTCTTCACCGAAGCCGACCTGACCTATACGCTCGCCGACGTGCAGTACAACGCCGAGATCGACTACGGTCAGCAGCAAAACGCCGCGTACAACGGCGGCCAGGCGCAGTGGTACGGCCTGTCGCTGCTCGCGCACCGCAAGTTCAACCTGCCGGTGGTGGGCCGCATGGGCGCGACCCTGCGCTATGACCTGCTGGTCGACAGCAAGAACGGCGGCGGCGGTGGCGGCATCGCGTTGAACGGCAACGGCATGGACACGGCGAACGGCTTCGGCATCGGCGCGGACTGTCTGGCCAATTCGCAGGCGAACGGCGGCCTTGGCTTCGAGTGCAAGGGCGCAACCCGCCAGGACGTGTCGCTCGACCTGCTGTTCTATCCGACCCAACAGATCACGGTCAAGGTGGAATATCGCCACGACTGGGCCAACAAGCAGGTGTTCCTGAAGAACGACGGTTCGTACGGCAAGTCCAACGACCTGCTCGCGACCCAGTTCATCTACTCGTTCTAATCCGCTCTGCCGGCGCGTGGCCTTGCAGGAAAGGCCACGCGCACAGGCTCATTCCGCACGCACTGCCTATGCTCCGATTCTCGAACCAGCCTCACGTCGCCTCGTACTACGCCGCCACCGCCAACGACACCACCCGCTATCCCGCGCTCGAAGAAACGATGACCGTCGACGTCTGCGTGATCGGCGCAGGCCTCACCGGCATTTCCACTGCGCTGAACCTTGCCGAACGCGGCCATTCGGTCGCGGTGCTCGAAGCATCGAAAGTCGGATGGGCGGCGAGCGGCCGCAATGGCGGCCAGTTGATCGGCGGCTTTGCGTGCGATATCGATACGTTCGCGAAGTACATGCCCGCGGACGACGTGAAGCGCGTTTGGGACATGGGGATCGAAACCCTCGATATCGTCAAGGAACGGGTCGCGAGGCATCAGATCGATTGCGACTTGACCATCGGCTATCTGACCGTTGCCAATAAGCCGCGCGATACCGACGCGCTGCAGAAATGGCGCGATGAAGCGCAACGGCGCTTCGGCTACGACCGCTTCAGTTATGTCGACGCCGACGGCGTGGGCAACTATGTCCAGTCCCAGCGCTACCTGGGCGGCCTGTTCGACGCGGACAGCGGCCATCTGCATCCGTTGAATTACACGCTTGGCCTCGCGCGCGCGGCACGCGAGGCCGGCGTGCGGATTTTCGAAGACAGCTGCGTCACCGCCTTGCGTGAAGAAAACGGCCTGCATGTCGCGCAGACCGCGCGTGGCGACGTGCGCGCGAAATTCGTCGTGCTCGCCTGCAACACCTACCTCGGCAAGCTTGCGCCGGAGGTGGCGAGCAAGATCATGCCGGTCGGCACCTACGTGATCGCCACCGAACCGCTCGACCCCGATCGCGCCGAAGCGCTGATGCCCGCCAAAGCCGCCGTGTGCGACAGCCGCTTCGTGCTCGACTATTTCCGGCCCGCGCCCGATCACCGCTTGCTGTGGGGCGGCAAGGTGAGCTACTCGACGTTCGCACCGCGCAACCTCGGCGAAGCGATGCGCCGCGATATGCTCAAAACCTTTCCGCAACTCGACGATGTCAAAATCGCCTATGCGTGGGGCGGTTTCGTCGATATCACCATGAACCGCGCGCCGCATTTCGGCCGGCTCTCGCCGACCGTGTATTTCGCGCAAGGCTTCTCAGGGCACGGCGTGAACACGACCGGTCTCGCGGGCAAGCTGATCGCCGAGGCGATCGACGGCCAGGCGTCGCGCTTCGATCTGTTCGGCAAGATTCGCCACCGCGACTTTCCTGGCGGCGCTACACTGCGCACCCCTGCCCTCGTCCTCGCGATGGCGTGGTATCGAATGAAGGACCTGCTTTGATGAATGCTCCGACGCCTGGCTTCAACACACTCGATCTGCGCGCCGACGCGCTGATCGCCAACTCCTACTATGAGGCGAGCGCAGTCCGTCCGCTCACCGACGACCCCGCGCTCGACGGCACGCTCGAAGCCGACGTGTGCGTGATCGGCGCGGGCTTCTCCGGTTTGTCGGTGGCGCTGGAGTGCCGCGCGCGCGGGCTCTCGGTGGTCGTGCTCGATGCGCACCGTCCCGGCTGGGGCGCGTCGGGCCGCAACGGCGGGCAGACGCTCGTAGGTTTCGCGAAAGACGAGATCATGGAGCGCCAGCTCGGTCTCGACGGTGCGCGAGCCGCGTGGGCAATGTCGGTGGAAGGTGTAGCGCTCGTGCGCGAGCGCATCGAGCGTTATGGCATCGACTGCGATTTCACGTCCGGCTATCTGACGGTCGCCACCAAACCGAAACGCGTGCCCGATCTGCGTGCGTGGATGGAATCGGCTTCGCAACGCTGGGGGTATGCCAGGCTCGCGTGGCTCGATACCGACGAAATTCGTGCACGGGTTGCGTCGCGACGCTATCTGGCCGGTGTCTACGATCCGTTTTCCGGCCATCTGCATCCGCTCAAATACTGTCTGGGTCTCGCCGCTGCGGCGCGCCGCGAAGGCGCGCAATTGTTCGCCCATTCGCCCGTCATCGAAGTCGTGCGCGGGGCGCGCCCCGTGGTGCGTACCGCGCGCGGCGAAGTGCGCTGCCGCTTCGTCGCGGCCTGCGGCAATGCGACGATCGGCGAGGTGCTGCCCGTGCCGGTCGCCGCGCGCATCGCGCCGATCGCGTCGTATATCGTCGCCACCGAACCGCTCGGCAAGGAACGCGCGGATGCGTTGATCAAAGGCCGCGAAGCGATTTGCGACAACAACTTCTTTCTCGACTACTTCCGTTTGTCGGCGGACCATCGCGTGCTGTTCGGCGGGCGGGCGAGTTCGACCGGCGCATCGCCCGTGCAACTCGGTGAAGAGATTTGCCAACGCATGATCGCCGTATTCCCGCAACTCGCCGATGTGAAAATCGACTATGCGTGGGGCGGCTTTGTCGACGTGACGCGCAATCGTGCGCCTGATTTTGGCTCGATCGATCCGAATTACTTCTACGTGCAAGGGTTTTCCGGGCACGGCGTCGCGCTGACAGGCATTGCCGGGCGCGTGGTGGCCAAAGCGATGGCGGGCGAGACGGCCGCTTTCGATCTGTTCGCGCGCTTGCGCCATGCGCGTTTTCCGGGTGGTCCGGCGTTGCGGGGGCCGGCGCTGGAACTCGGGATGATGTATCACCGGATCCTCGAGTTGTTCTAGCCGTCGTTGCTCGTCAGGAACAGCACACGCGCGCGCCGCTGTGCCGTCTTTCCCTTCTCCACGCTTTCGCCACGCCTAACGCGCCGCCGGGTCGACGCGTGAGCCTGGCTCGCCTTTCCCTCCCCTGCGCCTCGACCCGATTTTCTCTTTTAAGCGTTTACCCGCAAAACCCAATTTGTCGACTATTTATCGATAAATTCTCGTGTTAGATTGCTTCGCCTGTGAGCCAGTGCAACCTGGCGCAACCAACCGGCGCCCACGTGCAACCCGTGCGCTCCGGAACAAAAGCACGCATCCGGCAGCACACAATAACGACACATCAGCGACGCAGCAAGGAGAACAGCATGGGGGTTTTAATCGGCGTGCCGATCGTCGTATTCGGCTTCGCAATGCGCTTTAACGCGCTACTGGTCGTGACGATCGCGGGGATCGTCACGGGCATCGCCGGCGGCTTGCAGCCGGTCGAGATCGTCAGCGCATTCGGCAAGGCATTCGCGGATAACCGCTACATGGGGCTGATCTGGCTGACGCTGCCGGTCATCGCGCTGCTGGAGCGCAACGGCCTGAAAGAACAGGCGAGGCACCTGATTTCGCGCCTGCACGCCGCCACCACCGGCCGTGTGCTGATGCTGTACTTCGTGATCCGCCAGATCACGGCGGCGCTCGGGCTGACATCGCTCGGCGGCCACGCGCAGATGGTGCGTCCGCTGATCGCGCCGATGGCGGAGGCCGCCGCCGCGAACCGCTACGGTGAACTACCGGACGCGGTGCGCCAGCAGATCCGCGCGAATGCATCGGCGGTCGACAACATCGCCGTGTTCTTCGGCGAAGACATTTTCATTGCGATCCAGTCGATCCTGCTGATCAAGGGCTTCCTCGAACAGAACGGCATCGCGGTCGAACCGCTGCAGGTGTCGGTGTGGGCGATTCCCACGGCCGTGGCCGCGCTTCTGATTCATGTCGTGCGCCTGATCCTGCTGGACCGCAATCTCTCGCATAAGATGACCGCGTACGGCCGAGGTATCGCACGATGATGGTCAAACTCGAATCACTCTACGTGCTGGCCGGTTTGATGTTTGCCGCCTTCGCCCTGTTCAATCTGCGGGATCGTTCGAATCCGCGCCGCATCGGCAACTTCCTGTTCTGGGGGATCTACGCGATCACTTTCCTGTTCGGCGGAGAACTGCCGCACTTCGTGACAGGCTGCCTCGCCATCGCACTTGCCGTGATCGCCGGTTCCGGCAAGCTCGGCAAGGGCAAGACGGACAACAATACGGAAGCCGCCGCCACGCGCCGCGAAGCGAATGCGCAGCGCTTCGGCAACACGCTATTCATTCCGGCGCTGCTGATTCCGTTCATCACGTTGCTCGGCACGTTGGCGCTCAAACACGCGCCATTCGTCGAAGCGAAGAACGTCACGCTGATTTCGCTCGTATTGGGCACGCTGGTCGCGTTCGGCGCGGCGCTCTTCATGCTGCGCGACTCGCCGGTGCACGCATTGAAAGACGCGCGGCACACCATGGACACCGTCGGCTGGGCCGCCATTCTTCCGCAGATGCTGGCCGCCCTCGGGGCGCTGTTCGCCGTCGCGGGCGTGGGCCACGTAGTGTCGGATCTGGTGAAAACGTGGATTCCGCTCGACTCCGCCTTCGCGGTGGTGGCCGCTTATACGTTCGGCATGGCGATCTTCACGATGATCATGGGCAACGCATTCGCCGCGTTCCCTGTCATGACCGCGGGTATCGGCCTGCCGTTGATCGTGCATCAATTCCACGGCAACCCCGCCATTCTGGGCGCTATCGGCATGCTGTGCGGCTTTTGCGGCACTTTGATGACCCCGATGGCGGCCAACTTCAATATCGTGCCGGCCGCGCTGCTGGAGCTGAAAGATCAGAACGGCGTGATCAAGGCGCAATGGCCGACCGCTTTACTATTGTTGATCGTCAACACCATACTGTTATATCTGTTCGTATTCCGCTTTTGAGGAGGCGCCGATGACTACTCTGCTCACTCGCGAATTCGCGTCGAAATTCGCCAATCTCGCGCTTGCCCATCTCACGCGCGAATATCCGAACAAGCTGACCCACTCGCTCGCCGGACCGCAAGACGTGCAGGGCCCGCGCGCGCTGCACCCGATTTTTTACGGCAGCTACGACTGGCATTCGTGCGTGCACGGCTACTGGTTGATTCTGCATCTACTGGAACGCTTTCCCGATCTGCCTGAAGCGGCGCGCATCGTCGCGGTGGTCGACGAGCATTTCACCGCGGCGAATGTGGCCGGCGAGATTGCCTATCTCGATCTGCCGCATAACCGTGGTTTCGAGCGCCCGTATGGTTGGGCCTGGTTGCTCGCCCTCAGCGCGCAAATCGATTCGCTGAAACTCTCGGAAGCCGCGCGCTGGTCGAAAACTTTCGCGCCGCTCACCAAGGTGTTTGTCGAACGTTTCGAGGAATTCCTGCCGAAAGCGACCTACCCGTTGCGCGTGGGCACGCACTTCAACATGGCCTTCGCGTTGGCGCTGACGCTGGATTTCGCACGGCAAACGTCGCGCGAATCGCTGGAAGTACTGGTCGTGAATACCGCGGAACGCTGGTTCGTGGACGACGTCGCGTGTCAGGCGTGGGAGCCGGCCGGCGACGAATTCCTCTCGCCTTCGCTGATGGAAGCGGAGCTCATGCGCCGGGTGTTGCCGCCCGCGCAATTCGTCGACTGGTTCGGCCGCTTTCTGCCGAACCTCGGCGCGAAAAAACCCGCTACGCTGTTCGAGCCCGTCACCGTAACGGATCGCACCGACGGCAAGATCGCTCACCTCGACGGCCTGAATCTGAGCCGCGCATGGTGCCAGCGTTCGCTGGCGCGCGCGCTGCCCGCCGGCGACATTCGCCGCACAGTCCTGTTCGACGCAGCCGAGCGCCATCTGCAAAGCGCACTACCGCACGTGGCCGGTGATTATATGGGCGAGCACTGGCTCGGCACATTCGCCACGCTCGCGCTGCAAGCCTGATAAGGCCTGATTCAAGGCTCCAAATCCAATTTTTATGGGCGGCCTCGTCCGCTGAAACGACGAAAGCGGCGCCGCACGCGCGAAACGGTTTCTCTCACCAACCGTTTCGCACCGCGAGCGCCGCTTTGTCATGATCGCGCCCAACTCGAGCCGCTTCTTGCGGCTCAGCCGGCGACCACGCCGGCTTTCTGCATCACTGCCCCGTCAGCTTCTTCGGCTTCGGCGGCGCTTGAACCTTGTTGTACTGGAATGCGGGGGTCGCCTTCAAGGCGTCTTTGGTGGCGCCGGCCAGATAGAAATTGCCCTGGCGGATATCCAGTGCCGCGATGGGCACCGCAACGTCGTGCGAGGCCACGCCGAGGAATCCACCGGCGGAGACGATTGCGGCGGACAGCGAGCCGTCCGGCGCAACCACCAGATCGCGGACCGTACCGATCTTCTCGTTCTGATCGTTGTACACCGTCTTGCCGAGAATGCTCTTCTTCACACTCCAGCCGCTCAGCAGTGCGGTCGACTGTTCGACGGTGACGCTCAGCGGTTGCGTGCCGGCGACTTGCGCCTGCGCACCCAGGCTGGTTGCAGCTACTGCGACGACAACAACTAGTTTGCCCAAAGTCATATGGTTCACTCCGTATTTAAAGACTTGATCGGCACATGGCCTGCGCCAAAAGGAATCGCTGCAGCACGATCATACAGATTGCGCCGCGCGGCTGCATCCAGCGTGGCGCAAGGCCGCATGCGCGCCACTTCACGCGCCTGCGTTGCCACGCCCGGCGCTGGCGTCACGACCCGAAGCGCATGGCGGTAAAATCGTGCAAGGCGATCACGCCCGCTTTAGAGGTGGCAGTTTGACTGAGCTTGAACAGGGTTTCATTTTGACCCGACATTGGCGGGATACGCCCGCCGGCACGGAAGTCGATTTCTGGCTGGCAACGCACAGCGGGCCCCGTCACATCCGTCTGCGCCCTCAGCCTTCGGTCGCGTTCATTCCCGCGGAGCACCGCGAGCGGGCCGAAACGATCCTGCGCCGCGAAACACCGCTCGATCTGCGCCCGCTCGATCTCCGCGACTTTCAGCATCGGCCGGTAATGGGACTTTATTGCCTGCAGTACCGGCAATTGACGGGGTTCGAAAAACGCCTGAAGCAAGGCGGGGTCGATGTCTACGAAGCCGACATCTTCCCGCCTGAACGCTACATGATGGAGCGCTTCATCACGGCGCCGGTATGGTTTACCGGCGATGCGCCGGGCAACGGCAACCACGGCCCGCTTCTGAACAGCGAACTCAAGCCGGCCACGGGTTATCGCCCGCCCTTGAAACTCGTTTCGCTCGATATCGAAACCAGCGCTCATGCCGAGCTGTATTCGATCGCGCTGGAAGGTTGCGGGCAGCGCCAGGTGTATATGCTGGGGCCGCCCAACGGCGACGCGAGCACGCTCGACTTCGACCTCGAATACTGCGAAACCCGCGCACAGTTGCTGGAAAAACTGAACGTGTGGCTGGAGCGGCACGATCCCGATGCGATCATCGGCTGGAATCTGGTGCAGTTCGATCTGCGTGTGCTGCAGCAGCACGCCGAACAATATCGCGTACCGCTGCGGCTCGGCCGCGGCGGCGCGGTCATGGAATGGCGCGAGCACGGGCTCAAACAGAACCATTTTTTTGCCGGCGCCGCGGGGCGGCTGATTATCGACGGCATCGAGGCGCTGCGCTCCGCGACATGGAGTTTCCCCTCGTTCAGTCTCGAACACGTCGCGCGCTCGGTGCTCGGCGAAGGCAAGTCGATCGACAACCCGTATCAGCGCATGGACGAAATCCAGCGCCGCTTCGACGAAGACAAGCCCGCGCTCGCACAATACAACCTCAAGGACTGCGAGCTGGTCACGCGCATCTTCGCCAGAACGGAGCTGCTGCCGTTCCTGCTGGAGCGCGCGAGCGTCACCGGTCTGCCGGCGGATCGCAGCGGCGGATCGGTGGCGGCGTTCACGCATCTGTATATGCCGCGGATGCATCGGCAAGGCTATGTCGCGCCCAATCTCGGCGACGTGGCCGGCGCCGCGAGCCCCGGCGGCTTCGTGATGGATTCGCGGCCCGGCCTCTACGACTCCGTGCTGGTGCTGGACTACAAGAGCCTGTATCCGTCCATCATCCGCACCTTTCTGATCGACCCGGTCGGCCTGGTGGAAGGCATGCTGAATCCCGCCGACGATCAGTCGGTGCCCGGCTTTCTCGGCGCGCGCTTTTCGCGCACGCGCCATTGTCTGCCATCGATCGTCGGGCAGGTCTGGCAAGGCCGTGAAACCGCCAAACGCGAGAACAACAAGCCGCTTTCGCAGGCATTGAAGATCATCATGAACGCCTTTTACGGCGTGCTGGGATCGACTGGCTGCCGCTTCTTCGATCCGCGTCTCGCCTCGTCGATCACCATGCGCGGCCATGAAATCATGCACACCACGCGCGAATTGATTCAAGGCGAAGGCTACGAGGTCATTTACGGCGACACGGATTCGACCTTCGTGTGGCTCAAGCACGCGCATAGCGAGGCGGACGCGGGGCGTATCGGCCGGGCGCTGGTCGAGCATATCAATGCGTGGTGGCGGCAGAATCTGCGGCAGCGCTTCGGACTCGACAGCGCGCTCGAACTGCAATTCGAACGGCATTATCGGCGCTTCTTCATGCCGACCATTCGCGGCGCCGAGGAAGGCAGCAAGAAACGCTACGCCGGGCTCACGGTTTTGCCTGACGGCAGCGAGGACATCGTCTATAAAGGGCTCGAAACGGTACGCACGGACTGGACGCCGCTCGCGCAACAGTTTCAGCAGGAACTCTACCGGCGCATCTTCACGCAGCAGCCGTATCAGGATTACGTGCGCGACTATGTGCGCGATACGCTCGAAGGCAAGCTCGACGATCAGCTCGTGTATCGCAAGCGCGTGCGCAGGCCGCTCGGCGAATATGAGCGTAACGTGCCGCCCCATGTGCGCGCGGCGCGTGTGGCGGACGAATTCAACCGGCGGCAGGGACGCCCGCTGCAATACCAGAACGGCGGCTGGATCAGCTACGTGATGACGGTTGCCGGGCCTGAGCCGCTGGAAACGCTGCGCTCGGCGATCGATTACGAACACTATCTGACGCGGCAACTGCAGCCCGTCGCGGACGCGATCCTGCCGCTGCTGCGCGATGATTTCACCACCTTGATGTCAGGGCAACGGCCCTTGTTTTAAGGCAGTGCTAGCATCGGGCGAATCGACGCAAAGCAAAGCTCACGCATGAAGGAGGCGAAATTGAACGCGGCAGGCGAGCTGAAGGACGAGGCGCACACCCCTATCAATCGCGTGTTTTCGAACGGTGCGCTCAGTATCGGGCTCACTTTGCCGATGTTGCGCGCCGGCGCCGTCGTGGCCGATTTCGACGAGCAACTCGCGCTCGCGCGCCTCGCCGACGAACGCGGCTTTCGCGCACTCTGGATACGCGACGTGCCGTTGAACAGCGCGGATTATCCGGACCCTGTCGGCCATCTCGACCCGTGGGTGCTGGTCGGCGCGCTCGCCATAAGCACTCGGCGTATCGCGCTGGCGAGCGGCGCCATCGTGCTCACGCTGCGTCATCCGCTGCATATCGCCAAGGCGGCCGTGTCCGCCGGCTCGCTCAGCCACGGGCGCTTCATTCTGGGGCTGGGTTCAGGCGACCGCCCACCGGAATATGCCGCGTTCGGCCAGAACTCCGACGAGCGCCGCGAACTGTATCGCCGTCACTGGGAAACGGTTGCTGCCGCGCTCGGCGAACCGTCTCGCGTGATTCCCGATCGCTCGCCAGAAGGCGCGCCGAGCTTTCGGCTGCTGCCCGAGAACTCGCATGCGGTGCCGATGCTCGCCGTGGGTTCGGGCGGACAGAGCGTCGACTGGATTGCGCGCCATTCGCTGGGGTGGATGACCTACCATCGTGAACCGGACGCGCAGCGGGCACGCTACAGCATGTGGCGCGCCGCCGCCGAACGCGTGGCGCCCGAGGCCTTTCGCGCGTTCGGCGTCGCCATGCGGCTGGACCTCAGCCGCGATCCGCATGAACCGGCGCAGGCCGTTTCACTGGGCTACCGGACCGGCCGGCATGCGTTGATCGACGTACTGACGCAGATGCGCGCGGACGGGACGCATCATGTGACGTTCAATCTGTCATCGGAGCGTCCCGTCGCCGAGGTGGTCGGTGAATTGGCCGACGAAGTGTTGCCGCAGTTTCACCAAGAGAAGTGAAGCGCGCGCCGCGCCTCTACTTCGAAATCTTTTCCAGCTCGAGCCCTTTCGTGCGCGGCCCGATCAATCCAATCGCCAGCATCACGATCAGCATCGCCCCGGCGATGAACACAAAAACGCCCACCGTACCGAACTGTTTTAACACCGCTGCAATCAGAAACGCAGTGAAAATCGCGGAAAAGCGGCTCCACGAATAAACGAAACCCACCGCGCGCGCCCGAATGCTGGTCGGAAACAGCTCAGTCTGATACGCGTGGTAGCTGTACGAAATGATGTTGCCCGCGAGCGTCAGACACACGCCGAGACTCACCAGCAATACGGCCCCCGATGCCTGGCTGAACCATAACCCGCAGACGATGTTCACACCCGCCATCACCACGATCACCGTCTTGCGCTCGAAGCGGTCGCCGATGAAGAGCCCGATGATCGGCCCAAGCGGCGCGGCCAGCGCGATCACGCTCGAATACATCAGACTCGTGGTAATCGTAATGCCCTGCTTGATCAACAGCGTCGGCACCCAGTTCGCAAAGCCGTAAAAGCCCACTGTCTGGAAGATATTGAAGATCGTCATCATCAGCGTGCGGCTGCGGTACGGCCGCACCCACATATCGCGGAAGCTGCCGCGCGGGGCGACCGGCACCGCCGGCGCGGGCGGCGGCAGTTCGCGCCCGTACTCGCGGCGCACTTTCGCTTCGAGCTCGGTCATCACGCGATCGGCCTCGGCGAGACGTCCTTGTTGGGCAAGCCAACGCGGGCTTTCCGGCAAAGCGCGGCGAATCCACCACACGAACAGCGCGCCATGTGCACCGATCAGCACGACCCAGCGCCAGCCGTCAAGGCCGAGCAGCGTGCGCGGCACCAGCAGATACGAAAGAAACGCCACCACCGGCACGGCCGTAAAGCCGACCGCCTGCTCGCACGCGAATGCACGGCCGCGAATCTGCTTGGGCACCAGCTCGGAGATATACGTGCCGATCGTCACGAGTTCGACGCCGATGCCGACGCCCGCCACGAAGCGCCAGAAGTTCAGTCCCGTCGCCGTTTCCTGAAACGCCATCACGACGTTGGCCGCCGTGTACCACAGCAGCGAATACGTAAACACCGCACGGCGTCCGAAGCGATCCGCCAGAAAGCCGCACGCGATCGTGCCGATAAAAAGGCCGCTGAACAGCGCGGCGATAAAGCTCGCGACGCCGGTCGAGCCGAACAGGCCATGCGTGGTCGCGGTGAGCAGGCCGCTTTTGACGAGACCCGGCGCGACGTAGCCTGAATACAGCAGATCGTAGAGTTCGAAGAAGAAGCCGAGGCTTAGCAGCACCACCAGCTTCCAGATGGAACGCGTGGCGGGCAGCCGGTCGAGGCGCGCGGAAATGCTGCCGGCGTCGAGCGGCGCGGCCGCGGCCGCTGCTGTCGCCGCTGCGATTGCCGCGTGATCGGAATATGCCGCGCCGCCGCTCTTCGCGACGGAGCCGGCATGATCTGGGGATGCCATGTTGTCTGTCTCCTCATGAGGCGGGCGAAAGTTTGGGGCTCGCCAGGCCGGTCTCGTGCCGGCCTCTCGTACTGTCGCAAGTC
Above is a genomic segment from Paraburkholderia aromaticivorans containing:
- a CDS encoding DUF3138 family protein, translated to MRKKLICLLVAGSLPGIAMADATSDQIKALQAQLNALQKEVKQLRAEVATKPKAAAAASAPPAPAVVAAPVDISSPEYGKAQATLTNDDVTAMKQQIANQQLKVDSLEDAAQTGPIAGLSVTGYIDPTYIYNRAQSSSSFLFANHESSYNYFNSTFGDLYLDIKKTFGVGPMAPSAEITLMPNRGNGITLLQNSHGNIGNNILNTAVVNVPLTASTTLVAGLIPSFGGYEVQQSNQMLTLTHNLLYDFSDPGSYVGIGANYTAGNWAWKFFLGNEQYRTYGATTQIGTNALGDPITTSNKIPTFTARTDYTWSSALDIGGSFNIGRQTLPSAIDANGVVSYGVGGQAPSSGGTFFFTEADLTYTLADVQYNAEIDYGQQQNAAYNGGQAQWYGLSLLAHRKFNLPVVGRMGATLRYDLLVDSKNGGGGGGIALNGNGMDTANGFGIGADCLANSQANGGLGFECKGATRQDVSLDLLFYPTQQITVKVEYRHDWANKQVFLKNDGSYGKSNDLLATQFIYSF
- a CDS encoding NAD(P)/FAD-dependent oxidoreductase, with amino-acid sequence MLRFSNQPHVASYYAATANDTTRYPALEETMTVDVCVIGAGLTGISTALNLAERGHSVAVLEASKVGWAASGRNGGQLIGGFACDIDTFAKYMPADDVKRVWDMGIETLDIVKERVARHQIDCDLTIGYLTVANKPRDTDALQKWRDEAQRRFGYDRFSYVDADGVGNYVQSQRYLGGLFDADSGHLHPLNYTLGLARAAREAGVRIFEDSCVTALREENGLHVAQTARGDVRAKFVVLACNTYLGKLAPEVASKIMPVGTYVIATEPLDPDRAEALMPAKAAVCDSRFVLDYFRPAPDHRLLWGGKVSYSTFAPRNLGEAMRRDMLKTFPQLDDVKIAYAWGGFVDITMNRAPHFGRLSPTVYFAQGFSGHGVNTTGLAGKLIAEAIDGQASRFDLFGKIRHRDFPGGATLRTPALVLAMAWYRMKDLL
- a CDS encoding NAD(P)/FAD-dependent oxidoreductase; this translates as MNAPTPGFNTLDLRADALIANSYYEASAVRPLTDDPALDGTLEADVCVIGAGFSGLSVALECRARGLSVVVLDAHRPGWGASGRNGGQTLVGFAKDEIMERQLGLDGARAAWAMSVEGVALVRERIERYGIDCDFTSGYLTVATKPKRVPDLRAWMESASQRWGYARLAWLDTDEIRARVASRRYLAGVYDPFSGHLHPLKYCLGLAAAARREGAQLFAHSPVIEVVRGARPVVRTARGEVRCRFVAACGNATIGEVLPVPVAARIAPIASYIVATEPLGKERADALIKGREAICDNNFFLDYFRLSADHRVLFGGRASSTGASPVQLGEEICQRMIAVFPQLADVKIDYAWGGFVDVTRNRAPDFGSIDPNYFYVQGFSGHGVALTGIAGRVVAKAMAGETAAFDLFARLRHARFPGGPALRGPALELGMMYHRILELF
- a CDS encoding DUF969 domain-containing protein, whose protein sequence is MGVLIGVPIVVFGFAMRFNALLVVTIAGIVTGIAGGLQPVEIVSAFGKAFADNRYMGLIWLTLPVIALLERNGLKEQARHLISRLHAATTGRVLMLYFVIRQITAALGLTSLGGHAQMVRPLIAPMAEAAAANRYGELPDAVRQQIRANASAVDNIAVFFGEDIFIAIQSILLIKGFLEQNGIAVEPLQVSVWAIPTAVAALLIHVVRLILLDRNLSHKMTAYGRGIAR
- a CDS encoding DUF979 domain-containing protein, translated to MVKLESLYVLAGLMFAAFALFNLRDRSNPRRIGNFLFWGIYAITFLFGGELPHFVTGCLAIALAVIAGSGKLGKGKTDNNTEAAATRREANAQRFGNTLFIPALLIPFITLLGTLALKHAPFVEAKNVTLISLVLGTLVAFGAALFMLRDSPVHALKDARHTMDTVGWAAILPQMLAALGALFAVAGVGHVVSDLVKTWIPLDSAFAVVAAYTFGMAIFTMIMGNAFAAFPVMTAGIGLPLIVHQFHGNPAILGAIGMLCGFCGTLMTPMAANFNIVPAALLELKDQNGVIKAQWPTALLLLIVNTILLYLFVFRF
- a CDS encoding DUF2891 domain-containing protein, translated to MTTLLTREFASKFANLALAHLTREYPNKLTHSLAGPQDVQGPRALHPIFYGSYDWHSCVHGYWLILHLLERFPDLPEAARIVAVVDEHFTAANVAGEIAYLDLPHNRGFERPYGWAWLLALSAQIDSLKLSEAARWSKTFAPLTKVFVERFEEFLPKATYPLRVGTHFNMAFALALTLDFARQTSRESLEVLVVNTAERWFVDDVACQAWEPAGDEFLSPSLMEAELMRRVLPPAQFVDWFGRFLPNLGAKKPATLFEPVTVTDRTDGKIAHLDGLNLSRAWCQRSLARALPAGDIRRTVLFDAAERHLQSALPHVAGDYMGEHWLGTFATLALQA
- a CDS encoding PRC-barrel domain-containing protein is translated as MTLGKLVVVVAVAATSLGAQAQVAGTQPLSVTVEQSTALLSGWSVKKSILGKTVYNDQNEKIGTVRDLVVAPDGSLSAAIVSAGGFLGVASHDVAVPIAALDIRQGNFYLAGATKDALKATPAFQYNKVQAPPKPKKLTGQ